In Solea senegalensis isolate Sse05_10M linkage group LG18, IFAPA_SoseM_1, whole genome shotgun sequence, a single window of DNA contains:
- the LOC122759040 gene encoding zinc finger protein 271-like isoform X2 — translation MRDNLKGNCPRLPLSALRLLVSPVRLLSAAVWQTVEQKAVAHYGVLEEFVSMVTDLVPELLTTRQRAQLVLGLRARLILELCQCEDSAHSEVVQPHLDRMQTLIQACVKEAGTTNVDVPNSDFVDFVKDMLKDPETRDNFYETVFPEEFGPAFDEALCTLTSLLLYRLEKFLPLQTFQQVASMFGDVSSVLQDCMAPVSQGDELRIVLQYHKENSQLDHNDGSLDGACIISALKYHSVKTTVALRKQAQDAILDQVPSHTGTEVVPSPRSTQTNTHTIPQCHPIEIKHRVELNPACKSAQRKEKTSTVVVSVNKNPSISRNDSAKTAPDTNCSEDDSWSYYSDDDSFRCSPSSSDSWSYYSDAASSLVSPGKSSTGYDSPSGCSDEDPPYKRQKTLSSSKRNPGIAGTDVAAQKNPHYTYCFICKKRINMSLRGHMKTHFPSGNYTCPRCNKRFKLYMSLQRHLQKICFESTKQQVNAGSAEVAKNLHKCDKCQDAFSYKVSLARHKITHHELYCSVCRRVLRDAATLARHKASHTAFKCIRCNETFTLFLPLLRHCENLHKIAKPFKCVHCPKTFPKLRVLILHEWKHTGHLPFQCAKCGSRFRCDTDLLLHERVHTRERPFLCPECGKTFAQNSNLIRHMNLIHSEFRNEKKHSCSQCEKSFKEKGSLKKHQRTSHLKELFRYPCPHCGKLVSRSTLVRHELIHTGERPFKCTVAECDKAFRSATEVKNHVLLHHTSERPFRCDVCGKGFTRKGFLTAHAKIHLGERPFVCPTCGKAFLKLYSMERHKKLVHTVVKE, via the exons ATGAGGGATAATTTAAAGGGAAACT gtcctcgtcttcctctctccGCTCTCCGTCTCCTGGTCTCACCGGTCCGCCTGCTCTCTGCAGCAGTCTGGCAGACCGTAGAGCAGAAGGCAGTGGCTCATTATGGGGTGCTGGAGGAgtttgtttccatggttacagaCCTTGTCCCGGAGCTGCTCACCACCCGACAGAGGGCACAACTGGTCCTGGGCCTGAGAGCGCGG CTCATTCTGGAGTTATGTCAGTGTGAAGATTCCGCTCACTCAGAGGTTGTTCAGCCTCACCTGGACAGGATGCAGACGCTAATCCAGGCCTGTGTAAAGGAG GCTGGAACCACAAATGTAGACGTGCCAAACTCAGACTTTGTGGATTTCGTGAAAGACATGTTGAAAGATCCAGAGACGAGGGACAACTTCTATGAG acaGTTTTCCCTGAAGAGTTTGGTCCTGCGTTTGACGAAGCTCTGTGCACTCTGACATCGCTGCTTCTGTACAGACTGGAGAAGTTTCTTCCTCTTCAGACTTTCCAACAG GTTGCCTCCATGTTTGGTGACGTGTCATCAGTTCTGCAGGACTGTATGGCGCCCGTGTCTCAGGGGGACGAGCTTAGAATCGTCCTGCAGtatcacaaagaaaacagtcaGCTTGACCACAATG ACGGTTCCTTGGATGGTGCCTGTATTATTTCAGCTCTCAAATATCactctgtaaaaacaacagtggcGCTTAGAAAACAAGCACAAGACGCCATCTTGGATCAAGTTCCATCGCACACAGGGACAGAGGTCGTACCGTCGCCTcgttcaacacaaacaaacacccacacaatCCCACAATGTCACCCAATTGAGATAAAACACAGAGTCGAGCTCAATCCTGCCTGCAAATCTGcccagaggaaagaaaaaacatccacaGTGGTTGTGTCTGTCAACAAGAATCCAAGCATCTCCAGGAATGACTCGGCTAAAACAGCTCCTGACACTAACTGCAGTGAAGATGACTCGTGGTCTTACTACTCGGACGATGATTCTTTCCGTTGCAGTCCCAGTTCGTCGGATTCTTGGTCTTACTACTCGGACGCCGCCTCGTCTTTGGTGTCTCCCGGTAAAAGTTCGACTGGGTATGATTCACCGTCAGGCTGCTCAGATGAGGACCCTCCCTACAAGCGTCAGAAAACTTTGTCCTCTTCAAAAAGAAACCCAGGAATCGCTGGCACGGATGTTGCCGCACAGAAAAACCCCCACTACACTTACTGCTTTATCTGCAAGAAACGTATAAACATGAGCCTGAGAGGTCACATGAAAACGCACTTCCCCTCGGGGAACTACACCTGCCCTCGCTGCAACAAGAGATTTAAGCTCTACATGTCTCTACAGAGGCACTTGCAGAAAATTTGCTTCGAGTCTACGAAGCAGCAGGTGAACGCGGGGAGTGCGGAGGTCGCCAAGAACCttcacaaatgtgacaaatgccAAGATGCGTTTAGTTACAAAGTTTCCCTGGCCAGGCACAAAATAACCCACCACGAGTTATACTGCAGCGTGTGCAGGAGGGTGTTACGGGACGCGGCGACGCTAGCGCGACACAAGGCCTCGCACACCGCGTTTAAGTGCATCCGCTGTAACGAGACCTTCACTCTCTTTCTGCCGCTACTCAGACACTGCGAGAACCTCCACAAAATTGCCAAACCGTTCAAATGCGTCCACTGCCCGAAGACATTCCCCAAGCTCCGTGTCCTGATCCTCCACGAGTGGAAGCACACGGGTCACCTGCCGTTCCAGTGCGCCAAGTGCGGCTCTCGATTCCGATGTGACACGGATCTCCTTCTCCACGAACGCGTTCACACGAGGGAGAGGCCCTTCCTGTGTCCGGAGTGTGGCAAGACGTTTGCCCAGAATTCCAACCTGATACGTCACATGAATCTCATCCACAGTGAGTTTCGGAACGAAAAGAAGCATTCGTGCTCGCAGTGTGAGAAGTCCTTCAAGGAGAAAGGATCACTGAAGAAGCACCAGCGGACCAGCCACCTCAAAGAGCTGTTCCGGTATCCGTGTCCGCACTGTGGGAAGCTGGTGTCCCGGTCGACGCTTGTCAGACATGAACTGATCCACACTGGAGAGAGACCCTTTAAATGCACGGTGGCAGAATGTGACAAGGCCTTCAGGTCGGCAACCGAGGTGAAGAATCACGTCCTGTTACATCACACGTCGGAGAGGCCGTTCAGATGTGATGTCTGTGGCAAGGGCTTCACAAGGAAGGGGTTTCTCACCGCACACGCCAAAATACACCTGGGAGAAAGGCCTTTTGTTTGTCCCACATGCGGGAAAGCTTTCCTCAAACTCTACAGCATGGAGAGACACAAAAAGCTGGTTCATACAGTTGTTAAAGAGTAA
- the LOC122759040 gene encoding zinc finger protein 271-like isoform X1 — MRDNLKGNCPRLPLSALRLLVSPVRLLSAAVWQTVEQKAVAHYGVLEEFVSMVTDLVPELLTTRQRAQLVLGLRARVRGRSDRRATGLILELCQCEDSAHSEVVQPHLDRMQTLIQACVKEAGTTNVDVPNSDFVDFVKDMLKDPETRDNFYETVFPEEFGPAFDEALCTLTSLLLYRLEKFLPLQTFQQVASMFGDVSSVLQDCMAPVSQGDELRIVLQYHKENSQLDHNDGSLDGACIISALKYHSVKTTVALRKQAQDAILDQVPSHTGTEVVPSPRSTQTNTHTIPQCHPIEIKHRVELNPACKSAQRKEKTSTVVVSVNKNPSISRNDSAKTAPDTNCSEDDSWSYYSDDDSFRCSPSSSDSWSYYSDAASSLVSPGKSSTGYDSPSGCSDEDPPYKRQKTLSSSKRNPGIAGTDVAAQKNPHYTYCFICKKRINMSLRGHMKTHFPSGNYTCPRCNKRFKLYMSLQRHLQKICFESTKQQVNAGSAEVAKNLHKCDKCQDAFSYKVSLARHKITHHELYCSVCRRVLRDAATLARHKASHTAFKCIRCNETFTLFLPLLRHCENLHKIAKPFKCVHCPKTFPKLRVLILHEWKHTGHLPFQCAKCGSRFRCDTDLLLHERVHTRERPFLCPECGKTFAQNSNLIRHMNLIHSEFRNEKKHSCSQCEKSFKEKGSLKKHQRTSHLKELFRYPCPHCGKLVSRSTLVRHELIHTGERPFKCTVAECDKAFRSATEVKNHVLLHHTSERPFRCDVCGKGFTRKGFLTAHAKIHLGERPFVCPTCGKAFLKLYSMERHKKLVHTVVKE, encoded by the exons ATGAGGGATAATTTAAAGGGAAACT gtcctcgtcttcctctctccGCTCTCCGTCTCCTGGTCTCACCGGTCCGCCTGCTCTCTGCAGCAGTCTGGCAGACCGTAGAGCAGAAGGCAGTGGCTCATTATGGGGTGCTGGAGGAgtttgtttccatggttacagaCCTTGTCCCGGAGCTGCTCACCACCCGACAGAGGGCACAACTGGTCCTGGGCCTGAGAGCGCGGGTGAGAGGACGAAGCGATCGACGTGCCACTGGG CTCATTCTGGAGTTATGTCAGTGTGAAGATTCCGCTCACTCAGAGGTTGTTCAGCCTCACCTGGACAGGATGCAGACGCTAATCCAGGCCTGTGTAAAGGAG GCTGGAACCACAAATGTAGACGTGCCAAACTCAGACTTTGTGGATTTCGTGAAAGACATGTTGAAAGATCCAGAGACGAGGGACAACTTCTATGAG acaGTTTTCCCTGAAGAGTTTGGTCCTGCGTTTGACGAAGCTCTGTGCACTCTGACATCGCTGCTTCTGTACAGACTGGAGAAGTTTCTTCCTCTTCAGACTTTCCAACAG GTTGCCTCCATGTTTGGTGACGTGTCATCAGTTCTGCAGGACTGTATGGCGCCCGTGTCTCAGGGGGACGAGCTTAGAATCGTCCTGCAGtatcacaaagaaaacagtcaGCTTGACCACAATG ACGGTTCCTTGGATGGTGCCTGTATTATTTCAGCTCTCAAATATCactctgtaaaaacaacagtggcGCTTAGAAAACAAGCACAAGACGCCATCTTGGATCAAGTTCCATCGCACACAGGGACAGAGGTCGTACCGTCGCCTcgttcaacacaaacaaacacccacacaatCCCACAATGTCACCCAATTGAGATAAAACACAGAGTCGAGCTCAATCCTGCCTGCAAATCTGcccagaggaaagaaaaaacatccacaGTGGTTGTGTCTGTCAACAAGAATCCAAGCATCTCCAGGAATGACTCGGCTAAAACAGCTCCTGACACTAACTGCAGTGAAGATGACTCGTGGTCTTACTACTCGGACGATGATTCTTTCCGTTGCAGTCCCAGTTCGTCGGATTCTTGGTCTTACTACTCGGACGCCGCCTCGTCTTTGGTGTCTCCCGGTAAAAGTTCGACTGGGTATGATTCACCGTCAGGCTGCTCAGATGAGGACCCTCCCTACAAGCGTCAGAAAACTTTGTCCTCTTCAAAAAGAAACCCAGGAATCGCTGGCACGGATGTTGCCGCACAGAAAAACCCCCACTACACTTACTGCTTTATCTGCAAGAAACGTATAAACATGAGCCTGAGAGGTCACATGAAAACGCACTTCCCCTCGGGGAACTACACCTGCCCTCGCTGCAACAAGAGATTTAAGCTCTACATGTCTCTACAGAGGCACTTGCAGAAAATTTGCTTCGAGTCTACGAAGCAGCAGGTGAACGCGGGGAGTGCGGAGGTCGCCAAGAACCttcacaaatgtgacaaatgccAAGATGCGTTTAGTTACAAAGTTTCCCTGGCCAGGCACAAAATAACCCACCACGAGTTATACTGCAGCGTGTGCAGGAGGGTGTTACGGGACGCGGCGACGCTAGCGCGACACAAGGCCTCGCACACCGCGTTTAAGTGCATCCGCTGTAACGAGACCTTCACTCTCTTTCTGCCGCTACTCAGACACTGCGAGAACCTCCACAAAATTGCCAAACCGTTCAAATGCGTCCACTGCCCGAAGACATTCCCCAAGCTCCGTGTCCTGATCCTCCACGAGTGGAAGCACACGGGTCACCTGCCGTTCCAGTGCGCCAAGTGCGGCTCTCGATTCCGATGTGACACGGATCTCCTTCTCCACGAACGCGTTCACACGAGGGAGAGGCCCTTCCTGTGTCCGGAGTGTGGCAAGACGTTTGCCCAGAATTCCAACCTGATACGTCACATGAATCTCATCCACAGTGAGTTTCGGAACGAAAAGAAGCATTCGTGCTCGCAGTGTGAGAAGTCCTTCAAGGAGAAAGGATCACTGAAGAAGCACCAGCGGACCAGCCACCTCAAAGAGCTGTTCCGGTATCCGTGTCCGCACTGTGGGAAGCTGGTGTCCCGGTCGACGCTTGTCAGACATGAACTGATCCACACTGGAGAGAGACCCTTTAAATGCACGGTGGCAGAATGTGACAAGGCCTTCAGGTCGGCAACCGAGGTGAAGAATCACGTCCTGTTACATCACACGTCGGAGAGGCCGTTCAGATGTGATGTCTGTGGCAAGGGCTTCACAAGGAAGGGGTTTCTCACCGCACACGCCAAAATACACCTGGGAGAAAGGCCTTTTGTTTGTCCCACATGCGGGAAAGCTTTCCTCAAACTCTACAGCATGGAGAGACACAAAAAGCTGGTTCATACAGTTGTTAAAGAGTAA
- the LOC122759039 gene encoding zinc finger protein 287-like isoform X2, whose translation MKKMRDNLKGNRPRLPLSALRLLVSPVRLLSAAVWQTVEQKAVAHYGVLEEFVSMVTDLVPELLTTRQRAQLVLGLRARLILELCQCEDSAHSEVVQPHLDRMQTLIQACVKEAGTTNVDVPNSDFVDFVKDMLKDPETRDNFYETVFPEEFGPAFDEALCTLTSLLLYRLEKFLPLQTFQQVASMFGDVSSVLQDCMAPVSQGDELRIVLQYHKENSQLDHNDGSLDGACIISALKLHSVKTTVARRKHAQDAILDQVPSHTGTEVVPSPRTTQTNTDTIPQCRPIEVKLHKTNFAPGDIIESITRRLGTSPSTQLRPVRQNGGLKMKTLLLQEKGGLCEEAPSPCKWVVSVNEDPSISRNDSAETAPGGDCSDDDSWSYYTDDDPFRRSSSSSDSWSYYSDAASSLVSPGKTPTDSLSGSSDEDLSFNGPKTLSSSEINPGIADTDFVERLKPYNAHCLLCKELINTSLKAHMKTHFPSENYTCPFCNKTFKLYMSLQRHLRGSCSDSTRQQIIVEKPKVAKNLYKCDKCQDAYYDDFSLARHKITHHELYCSVCRRVLRDAATLARHKASHTTFQCIRCEETFTVLTLLLRHCERVHRLSRPFKCIHCPKTFPRLRALILHEGRHTGHLPYQCAQCGSRFRSHTDLVYHERVHTRERPCLCPVCGKTYSQNSSLRRHLKVVHSEFRNEKKHSCSQCEKSFKEKESLKKHEQTVHLNEGSLKTHQQTVHLNEGSLKKHQRGSHVIRFPCQICGKLLSQSSVVRHKLIHTGERPYKCTVPRCDKNFRSGTEVKIHILLHHTSERPFKCNVCGKGFIRLGFLNEHTKIHSGEKTFVCPICGKAFLKLYLMRAHKKKVHTFTKQ comes from the exons ATGAAAAAGATGAGGGACAATTTAAAGGGAAACC gtcctcgtcttcctctctccGCTCTCCGTCTCCTGGTCTCACCGGTCCGCCTGCTCTCTGCAGCAGTCTGGCAGACCGTAGAGCAGAAGGCAGTGGCTCATTATGGGGTGCTGGAGGAgtttgtttccatggttacagaCCTTGTCCCGGAGCTGCTCACCACCCGACAGAGGGCACAACTGGTCCTGGGCCTGAGAGCGCGG CTCATTCTGGAGTTATGTCAGTGTGAAGATTCCGCTCACTCAGAGGTTGTTCAGCCTCACCTGGACAGGATGCAGACGCTAATCCAGGCCTGTGTAAAGGAG GCTGGAACCACAAATGTAGACGTGCCAAACTCAGACTTTGTGGATTTCGTGAAAGACATGTTGAAAGATCCAGAGACGAGGGACAACTTCTATGAG acaGTTTTCCCTGAAGAGTTTGGTCCTGCGTTTGACGAAGCTCTGTGCACTCTGACATCGCTGCTTCTGTACAGACTGGAGAAGTTTCTTCCTCTTCAGACTTTCCAACAG GTTGCCTCCATGTTTGGTGACGTGTCATCAGTTCTGCAGGACTGTATGGCGCCCGTGTCTCAGGGGGACGAGCTTAGAATCGTCCTGCAGtatcacaaagaaaacagtcaGCTTGACCACAATG ACGGTTCCTTGGATGGTGCCTGTATTATTTCAGCTCTCAAACTTCactctgtaaaaacaacagtggcGCGTAGAAAACACGCACAAGACGCCATCTTGGATCAAGTTCCATCACACACGGGGACTGAGGTCGTACCGTCGCCTcgtacaacacaaacaaacaccgaCACAATCCCGCAGTGTCGCCCGATTGAGGTAAAACTTCACAAAACCAACTTTGCACCTGGAGACATTATTGAAAGCATCACAAGACGTCTCGGCACATCGCCGTCGACACAGCTCCGACCCGTGAGACAGAACGGAGGTCTGAAGATGAAGACGCTTCTACTTCAAGAGAAAGGAGGACTTTGCGAAGAGGCTCCCTCTCCCTGCAAATGGGTTGTATCCGTCAACGAGGATCCAAGCATCTCCAGGAACGACTCGGCAGAAACGGCTCCTGGCGGTGATTGCAGTGACGATGACTCGTGGTCTTACTACACGGACGATGACCCTTTCCGTCGCAGTTCCAGTTCGTCTGATTCTTGGTCTTACTACTCGGACGCCGCCTCGTCTTTGGTGTCTCCTGGTAAAACTCCGACTGATTCACTGTCCGGCTCCTCAGATGAGGACCTTTCCTTCAACGGTCCGAAAACTTTATCCTCTTCAGAAATAAACCCCGGAATCGCTGACACGGATTTTGTGGAACGGCTAAAACCCTACAACGCTCACTGCCTTCTCTGCAAGGAGCTCATCAACACGAGTTTGAAAGCTCACATGAAAACGCACTTCCCCTCGGAGAACTACACCTGCCCCTTCTGCAACAAAACATTCAAGCTCTACATGTCTCTACAGAGGCACTTACGGGGAAGTTGCTCAGATTCTACGAGGCAGCAGATTATTGTGGAGAAACCTAAAGTCGCCAAGAACCTttacaaatgtgacaaatgccAAGATGCGTATTATGACGATTTTTCCCTGGCCAGGCACAAAATAACCCACCACGAGTTGTACTGCAGCGTGTGCAGGAGGGTGTTACGAGACGCGGCGACGTTGGCGAGACACAAGGCGTCGCACACCACGTTTCAGTGCATCCGCTGCGAGGAGACCTTCACCGTGTTAACGCTGTTACTCAGACACTGCGAGAGGGTCCACCGCCTCAGCAGACCGTTCAAATGCATCCACTGCCCCAAGACGTTCCCCAGGCTCCGCGCCCTGATCCTCCACGAGGGGAGGCACACGGGTCACCTGCCGTACCAGTGCGCCCAGTGCGGCTCTCGATTCCGGAGTCACACGGATCTCGTTTACCACGAACGTGTCCACACCAGGGAGAGGCCCTGCCTGTGTCCGGTGTGCGGAAAGACGTATTCCCAGAACTCCAGCCTGAGGCGTCACCTGAAAGTCGTCCACAGTGAGTTTCGTAATGAAAAGAAGCATTCGTGCTCGCAGTGTGAGAAGTCCTTCAAGGAGAAAGAATCGCTGAAGAAGCACGAGCAGACCGTCCACCTCAACGAGGGATCACTCAAGACGCACCAGCAGACCGTCCACCTCAACGAGGGATCACTGAAGAAGCACCAACGGGGAAGCCACGTGATACGGTTTCCGTGTCAAATCTGTGGGAAGTTGTTGTCCCAGTCGTCGGTCGTCAGACACAAACTGATCCACACGGGAGAGAGACCGTATAAATGCACGGTGCCCAGATGTGACAAGAACTTCCGGTCAGGGACGGAGGTGAAGATTCACATCCTCTTGCATCATACGTCGGAGAGGCCGTTCAAATGCAACGTCTGTGGGAAGGGCTTCATAAGGCTGGGATTTCTCAACGAACACACTAAAATACACTCGGGAGAAAAGACGTTTGTTTGTCCCATATGCGGGAAAGCTTTCCTCAAGCTCTACCTCATGAGGGCACACAAAAAGAAGGTTCATACATTTACTAAACAGTGA
- the LOC122759039 gene encoding zinc finger protein 287-like isoform X1, whose product MKKMRDNLKGNRPRLPLSALRLLVSPVRLLSAAVWQTVEQKAVAHYGVLEEFVSMVTDLVPELLTTRQRAQLVLGLRARVRGRSDRRATGLILELCQCEDSAHSEVVQPHLDRMQTLIQACVKEAGTTNVDVPNSDFVDFVKDMLKDPETRDNFYETVFPEEFGPAFDEALCTLTSLLLYRLEKFLPLQTFQQVASMFGDVSSVLQDCMAPVSQGDELRIVLQYHKENSQLDHNDGSLDGACIISALKLHSVKTTVARRKHAQDAILDQVPSHTGTEVVPSPRTTQTNTDTIPQCRPIEVKLHKTNFAPGDIIESITRRLGTSPSTQLRPVRQNGGLKMKTLLLQEKGGLCEEAPSPCKWVVSVNEDPSISRNDSAETAPGGDCSDDDSWSYYTDDDPFRRSSSSSDSWSYYSDAASSLVSPGKTPTDSLSGSSDEDLSFNGPKTLSSSEINPGIADTDFVERLKPYNAHCLLCKELINTSLKAHMKTHFPSENYTCPFCNKTFKLYMSLQRHLRGSCSDSTRQQIIVEKPKVAKNLYKCDKCQDAYYDDFSLARHKITHHELYCSVCRRVLRDAATLARHKASHTTFQCIRCEETFTVLTLLLRHCERVHRLSRPFKCIHCPKTFPRLRALILHEGRHTGHLPYQCAQCGSRFRSHTDLVYHERVHTRERPCLCPVCGKTYSQNSSLRRHLKVVHSEFRNEKKHSCSQCEKSFKEKESLKKHEQTVHLNEGSLKTHQQTVHLNEGSLKKHQRGSHVIRFPCQICGKLLSQSSVVRHKLIHTGERPYKCTVPRCDKNFRSGTEVKIHILLHHTSERPFKCNVCGKGFIRLGFLNEHTKIHSGEKTFVCPICGKAFLKLYLMRAHKKKVHTFTKQ is encoded by the exons ATGAAAAAGATGAGGGACAATTTAAAGGGAAACC gtcctcgtcttcctctctccGCTCTCCGTCTCCTGGTCTCACCGGTCCGCCTGCTCTCTGCAGCAGTCTGGCAGACCGTAGAGCAGAAGGCAGTGGCTCATTATGGGGTGCTGGAGGAgtttgtttccatggttacagaCCTTGTCCCGGAGCTGCTCACCACCCGACAGAGGGCACAACTGGTCCTGGGCCTGAGAGCGCGGGTGAGAGGACGAAGCGATCGACGTGCCACTGGG CTCATTCTGGAGTTATGTCAGTGTGAAGATTCCGCTCACTCAGAGGTTGTTCAGCCTCACCTGGACAGGATGCAGACGCTAATCCAGGCCTGTGTAAAGGAG GCTGGAACCACAAATGTAGACGTGCCAAACTCAGACTTTGTGGATTTCGTGAAAGACATGTTGAAAGATCCAGAGACGAGGGACAACTTCTATGAG acaGTTTTCCCTGAAGAGTTTGGTCCTGCGTTTGACGAAGCTCTGTGCACTCTGACATCGCTGCTTCTGTACAGACTGGAGAAGTTTCTTCCTCTTCAGACTTTCCAACAG GTTGCCTCCATGTTTGGTGACGTGTCATCAGTTCTGCAGGACTGTATGGCGCCCGTGTCTCAGGGGGACGAGCTTAGAATCGTCCTGCAGtatcacaaagaaaacagtcaGCTTGACCACAATG ACGGTTCCTTGGATGGTGCCTGTATTATTTCAGCTCTCAAACTTCactctgtaaaaacaacagtggcGCGTAGAAAACACGCACAAGACGCCATCTTGGATCAAGTTCCATCACACACGGGGACTGAGGTCGTACCGTCGCCTcgtacaacacaaacaaacaccgaCACAATCCCGCAGTGTCGCCCGATTGAGGTAAAACTTCACAAAACCAACTTTGCACCTGGAGACATTATTGAAAGCATCACAAGACGTCTCGGCACATCGCCGTCGACACAGCTCCGACCCGTGAGACAGAACGGAGGTCTGAAGATGAAGACGCTTCTACTTCAAGAGAAAGGAGGACTTTGCGAAGAGGCTCCCTCTCCCTGCAAATGGGTTGTATCCGTCAACGAGGATCCAAGCATCTCCAGGAACGACTCGGCAGAAACGGCTCCTGGCGGTGATTGCAGTGACGATGACTCGTGGTCTTACTACACGGACGATGACCCTTTCCGTCGCAGTTCCAGTTCGTCTGATTCTTGGTCTTACTACTCGGACGCCGCCTCGTCTTTGGTGTCTCCTGGTAAAACTCCGACTGATTCACTGTCCGGCTCCTCAGATGAGGACCTTTCCTTCAACGGTCCGAAAACTTTATCCTCTTCAGAAATAAACCCCGGAATCGCTGACACGGATTTTGTGGAACGGCTAAAACCCTACAACGCTCACTGCCTTCTCTGCAAGGAGCTCATCAACACGAGTTTGAAAGCTCACATGAAAACGCACTTCCCCTCGGAGAACTACACCTGCCCCTTCTGCAACAAAACATTCAAGCTCTACATGTCTCTACAGAGGCACTTACGGGGAAGTTGCTCAGATTCTACGAGGCAGCAGATTATTGTGGAGAAACCTAAAGTCGCCAAGAACCTttacaaatgtgacaaatgccAAGATGCGTATTATGACGATTTTTCCCTGGCCAGGCACAAAATAACCCACCACGAGTTGTACTGCAGCGTGTGCAGGAGGGTGTTACGAGACGCGGCGACGTTGGCGAGACACAAGGCGTCGCACACCACGTTTCAGTGCATCCGCTGCGAGGAGACCTTCACCGTGTTAACGCTGTTACTCAGACACTGCGAGAGGGTCCACCGCCTCAGCAGACCGTTCAAATGCATCCACTGCCCCAAGACGTTCCCCAGGCTCCGCGCCCTGATCCTCCACGAGGGGAGGCACACGGGTCACCTGCCGTACCAGTGCGCCCAGTGCGGCTCTCGATTCCGGAGTCACACGGATCTCGTTTACCACGAACGTGTCCACACCAGGGAGAGGCCCTGCCTGTGTCCGGTGTGCGGAAAGACGTATTCCCAGAACTCCAGCCTGAGGCGTCACCTGAAAGTCGTCCACAGTGAGTTTCGTAATGAAAAGAAGCATTCGTGCTCGCAGTGTGAGAAGTCCTTCAAGGAGAAAGAATCGCTGAAGAAGCACGAGCAGACCGTCCACCTCAACGAGGGATCACTCAAGACGCACCAGCAGACCGTCCACCTCAACGAGGGATCACTGAAGAAGCACCAACGGGGAAGCCACGTGATACGGTTTCCGTGTCAAATCTGTGGGAAGTTGTTGTCCCAGTCGTCGGTCGTCAGACACAAACTGATCCACACGGGAGAGAGACCGTATAAATGCACGGTGCCCAGATGTGACAAGAACTTCCGGTCAGGGACGGAGGTGAAGATTCACATCCTCTTGCATCATACGTCGGAGAGGCCGTTCAAATGCAACGTCTGTGGGAAGGGCTTCATAAGGCTGGGATTTCTCAACGAACACACTAAAATACACTCGGGAGAAAAGACGTTTGTTTGTCCCATATGCGGGAAAGCTTTCCTCAAGCTCTACCTCATGAGGGCACACAAAAAGAAGGTTCATACATTTACTAAACAGTGA